tagccccatacatacacacacaccttgggGTCTGGCAGAGCGGCAGCagcctgccccagagcccccccGCCAGGTCAGACTGGAGGCTCCCTGAGCGAAGGACACGgcccacccccacctctcccGGACGCCCCAGGACCTGgtgtctggggtggggcagagattGGCTACGGGCTGCCTGGGCCGGGGTACCCAGGGTGCTGCTGGGATAGGCCGATCTGGGACCCAGAGCTCAAAACTCCTCCTCAGCCGCCCAGGCAGTGCCACGCAGCTCCCCTGTGCTGTGCAGCCGCAGGCAccccagggagggggtggggacccGCAGGGGAGGGGTgcttgcagggctggaggggctcacgcactccctcccccagccgaGGTGCAGAGCGAGATCGAGCGCATCTTCGAGCTGGCCAAGGCCCTGCAGCTGGTGGTGCTGGATGCCGACACCATCAACCACCCGGCTCAGCTGGCAAAGACCTCGCTGGCCCCCATCGTGGTCTACGTGAAAGTGTCCTCGCCCAAGGTGAGCGTggccggggcggggggagagccCCTAGGGGCCGGGCTGCACCATCAGGGCAGCGCTGGGATGGGGGGgccgccccctactgagcccctgcagcacagcaccccctggcgAAGCATTGGGGtagccctgcctgctgcagggaGTGTGCCCCCCTCCCCGGCTTTTCTTTAGTGACCTCCCATCCATGCCTGAAGTGGGGGCTCCCCATGGGAGAGCTCTGACTGTCccaggaggcgggggggggggctccccatAGGGGCAGGAGGGCTCTGCCTGGCCCAGGAGGGGGGGctccctgtggggctggggggtctCTGACTGTCCCTCTCCCCGGCAGGTGCTGCAGCGGCTGATCAAATCCCGGGGCAAGTCCCAGATGAAGCACCTCAATGTGCAGATGATGGCAGCAGACAAGCTGGTGCAGTGCCCACCGGTGAGTGGGGGTCTGGAGGTGGGACCCCACGAACTCACAGCCCTGGCTgttattcccccccgccccacgtaGCCTGGTGTTcccatgcagagccccatggctgcCAGGCAGCCTGCTCCAAGCCCCCCTCCCTGCTGAGCAGGCTCTTTCCTGCCCCCCAGGAACTCTTTGATGTGATCCTGGACGAGAACCAGCTGGAGGACGCCTGTGAGCACCTGGCCGAGTACCTGGAAGTGTACTGGAGAGCCACACACCACCCCCTGCACCCGCTGGGCGGGCAGCCCCTCCTAACGCCACCCGCTGCCATCCTGAGCCTGCAGGtaccagggctctgggctgggcaccGGCCCCATGGATCACACACCCTCCAGAGTCCCCCTCACGCAGGGGGTAGTGTCccttcctgccagctgctgccccacatcccagaggtggctgtatctTGTTGAGCGAGGGGTCACGGCCTAGCTCTGTGCCTGTGGCTAAGGGGACCAGGACCAGGCGCAGTCTGGCTGGCCCCCTAGAACACCTTGCCCTATACCCCTCTGCACTGCTCCCTGTGATCCAGTGCCAGGCCCGGGACCCCCGAGGCTgactcagctccctctgccccaccccaagctGTTTGGCAGGGGGAGCCCCCCCACACTCTGCTCTCAGCCACCACTGCCTGTCCAGCTGAAAGGGGGCCCTGACCctgtctctctgccccccagaaccagcagctgctgggggagcggggaggggagcaCTCCCCCCTAGAGCACGACAGCCTGATGCAGTCAGATGAGGCGAGCGAGACCTCCCGCAAGCCCTGGGCGGCCACCTCgcagcacagctcccagcccctggagGACGAGTATCCCGACCCCTACCCGGAGCTGTACCAGCCCCACCGGCACCACAACAGCGGCCTGCACAGCGCCAACGGGCACGACTCGCAGGACCGGCTCCTGCAGCGCGAGGCCGAGCAGACCCACAACGACAGGAACTGGCAGCGCACCAGGCCCTGGGCCAAGGACAGCTACTGACGGGCACCGGCCTGGGCTCGCCCACCGATTGCACCCCTCCCCGCTGTCAGAGCAGCCCCATGGGCCCACGGAGCCTGGCCTTCCCCCAAAcacagcccctcctgcagctggTGGGGTCACACACGCCCTAACTGGACtacttgggggaggaggaaaagccaTCTGTCCTCAGTCCCCCTGCCCCCGCTAGGCATTGCTCAGACAATCGCCCTGGGGGGAAACCCCCGGGCAGGGCACTGTTCCCACCCTGTCCAGCTGTGAGAGGAGAGGTTTATGCACTGGCTGGCCCCTGCTCCAGGCCTCACTTTCCCTGGTTGAAACTGCGCAGCTGGCAGTGCTTGTTCCAAGCCCCTCCGGCCCCCTTGCCCTctgccatggggctgggctccctggggcagggtctgggagTCCAGCTAACAGGCCACAATTTGCTAAGTGCAAAACCCCTaaggggagggtgaggagcctggatggtgcccccctcccctccttcagtGAAGCTCAGCCCTGATTCCTCCTCAACCTGCCCCCCACATCCACCAGCCCGGCCCCACTGCCCACACCCATAACCACTAGCATCCAGCCACGACACAAGAGAAGCCTGTACATAGTGCACCCCACCGCCCTGGACTGGCCACTGTGAGCCTGAGGGGGGCATAGGTACTACCCGACTAGCGGCAGAAGGAGATTCCCCactgcctggggagctggggcaagCCCTCGGGGGGCCGGAAAGCATGGAGCGGCCACGGATTTGTTACAGCTCTTGTGTAGGAAGCACTTGCTGCCCTGACAACCTGTAGCCTGTTTAACAAAGCGTCTGCAGTTTAGAGATGGTGTTTGTGTGTCTGCCAGTTAGGGCCAGAACCCGGCAGCCTGTGCTCactaaggggtggggaggggggggaacaaGGGGCTAGGCGCCAGAACCCCCCAGCCTGTGCTCaccaaggggcaggggagcaaGGCACCGGACACCAGaaccccccagcctgccctcacCAAGGGAAAACAAGGACTCTTTCCAACCCTGACCCCCCAAATCCATGGGGGGTAAAGCTCTTTGCAGGTGGCCCTAGCAGCACAGGGGGTCCCACTcaagcatccagcagctcccccacttcTACAGGCTCTGTGGATCAGGGCCAGGGCTGGCCTGTCCTTCCTCCTGGGGGCATGGCGGGGGTCCCCGCAGGCAGAGGTGGAggagcagtgtgggagctggttgagacacagccctgccctgtccccttaCCACATCAGACCTGGCTCTCCCCAGGCACCCCCTCCAGTCACGGGGGGGGGGCGCATGGCTAATGTCCTGCGCACACAGACGCTCTCAGCAGCTTTATTCCTGCTTTTCGCTTCAGAGTCAACAAGAATTTATACATAAAAAAGGGCCCAAGCGAGACATCCCACTGGCTGATGGGAACAGAGGAACaaatcccccaccctcccaaaagGACAGCAGGTGCCAGCAGAAGCTCCTGGGAGCTAGTAGGGGCCAGAtctctctcacccccaccctgtccACATACTAGGTGAGAAGGGTTTGGCTTAACCCCTTAAAACAGTGGGTGGAGGGCTCTGCCCCTTCAGGGCCAGGGTCCCCCCCTAGGGAGAGGCAGCCTGCGGGCACTGCTAAGCCCCACGGCCTCGGGCACCTGCGAATGGCAAGAGTTGAGGCTacaggctggaggagggaggagctggcTGGTCGCTGCTCAGTCCCAGCTTTTCTGCACAGGGACCTGCCCCTGACACTTCCTGGGAGTCAGGATTGGCTGTGGATCAGGAGCTGGGCACAGCCCCACCCTGCGGGGGACCGGAGTACAGCCAGTCTAGGTTGGTCCTAGGTGTTCTCCTGGCAAGCGCTGCCCTCAGTGGAGCACCGGGACCCAGCCTGAGGGGCCTGGCTCCGGATCCAGGCTCTGTTTAAAGCTCAGGCCTGGGAACACAAGGACAGAGTTGCCCCCAACGGGGGCTCTTCCGCCATCAGTCCCACCTCGACCGAGGGGTTGGGGGTCACAAACAACCTGCAGAGCTCCCCGCAAAAAGGGGAGGCTGGTTACAAAGGCCAGGCAGCTCCTGGCACCCCAAGTCTGCTGGCTGGTAGTAGAAGGCAACCAGGTAGCCAGGACCCAGCTGTCGATGTCCCACGGCTCCCTGGGACTCAGGCAAAGATGGTCTCCTCCCGTCTCTTCTTGGTGAGGATGGTGCCCGGCTTGTGCTGGGCATCGGGGTGGTTGGCCAGCTCTGGGGGACACGACGACACCGGGCTCTCCAGGATGGCTTGCTTCAGGTCATAGAAGACTGTGGAGTCCTCCTTGGTCAGGAAGGTGATGGCCACTCCGCTCTTGCCGGCTCGGCCCGTGCGGCCAATACGGTGGATGTAATCTGCACAGAAGCACCATGGACAGATGGTGatttgccactgaaatgcagccacctctggggtgggccatggcagctgcacagcagcagcttaGCCAACTGTTGGAATTCAGGCAGGATGTTGGGATTAATCAATTGCCCTGGGATCTTTAACGACCCCCTGGTTTGTCTGCTCTGAAAGCTGGTGCATgcagcagcagagcgcccccaacATGGggtcagccctgagccccccaccctgcagctccctgtcttTTCCCTGGTCGTTGCCCATCAAAGTGCTGAGCCAGGCGACCACACttagctggggggagaggggtatgCGCAGGCCTCTCTcgaggccagccctgccccacggcCGAGACTCACCTTCGATGTTCTTGGCCATGTCGTAGTTCACCACCATGGACACATCCTGGATATCGATACCGCGCCCAGCCACGTCCGTGGCTACGAGAATGTCCTTGGCACCGGCCTTCAGGTTGGAGAGGGCGAATTCTCGCTGCTCCTGGCCTTTGCCGCCGTGCAGGGTGCAGGCATTGTACtgcggagggggagaggggagaccatagagcagggctggggcaggagctgacCGCAGGGCTGCCCACGAGGCCAGCGGGAGGGACATGAGAATTCACCAGCAGGTTCCTGGAGGGCCTGGGGGATGGGCTGGATCACACGGTTCCCATCAGGGTGCACCCAACAGCCCCCCGGgcttggagcagggcagggcggACATCTCATCTGCAGCCCACCGGCctgcagggcagtgggggaaggggctaGATGCAGAATCGGGCAGCACTAAGGAATGGGGGCccttccctctgcagctcccccgAGGTCCCAGGCTGACGAGGCAGATCCTGGCACGTGTGGCTCTGCAGAGGGATGCGGGAGGTGCCCCAGCAGGCGGGCTGCAGTGCAGGATCCTCCCACAGAGTGGCAGTAACTCACAGAGTTCAAGCacaccagcagcaggaaccccggAGCCGTAGAGGGCTGGTTCTGACTCAGACCCATCACCACCTGTCGACCCGACCCCTCCCCTCTGAACCCGAGTCAGTGCCACCGCCTCCTGCCCACGGGGttggcacagcagcagctgcgTACCCAGCACCTGCCATCCACTGCCCCGTGGTGCCATGCACGCTCCTGCCAGAGCGCACacaagccagccctgctcacccGAGGGGGTCTGGCTGTTTTCCCACCAGACTCAAACGTTGCTCAGTGTGCCCAACCCACGGAGCAGCGCTGGGCTCCGCCAGACAGGCAGGAGCTGGAACCAGGGGAGCGGGGGGCCCCAAGAgccactcagccctgccctggccccgcaggGTGGATATGGACACTCCTCAGGGGCTCACACGTACCCCCATCTTCTCCAGGGACTTAGCCAGCACATCACAGCCCTTCTTCTGGTTGACGAAGATGATGATGGGCGGATCGAAGCCCTGCTCCAGTATGGCCAGCAGCTTCTTCCTGTTAGGGAGGGGCGGAGAAGGGTGTGTCAGCAGGCAGGACACGCTCAggcccccacagcccccacaagCCTCACCAAGCTGCCCTCCGAAGTGCCGTCCATTTCTTCAGCATGCTCCAGGAcagcccctgccacagccacccCGTAGGAACCTGGCGGATTTCCcgacaccctgccctgcccccacctgcagcccagctccagcGAGAGCCCCCCCAGCGCAGCCCCTGCCGGCCCACCCTCATACCTCTTCTCCCCCTCGGACATGAGGAAGACTTTCTGTTCCACGCGCTCGTGTGGCTTGCCAGCCGAGCCGATGTAGACCACAGCAGGGCGGCGCAGGTAGCTGCGGGCCAGGCGCTCCACCGCCGGGGGCATGGTGGCCGTGAACATCACAGTCTGCAGGAGAGGGCCTGTCAGTGCAGCAGCTCCCGAGGGCTCCTCTGCCACCCCTCTCTCCAGGCCAGCTAGACAGGCCCAGGACacactgggagccaggggagaaaGGGCTGAATTGCCCCTCGACCGGCCTGTCTGTGCTCACCCAGCACCCACTTGGGGCCCAGGACCTCGCCCcccacctggctcccagccccatgtcTGTCCCCCGCCCCTTGGGCCCAGCCTCCCTGGGGGAGATGCTTGCGCCCTGCTGACCTGTCTGTACTTGTGCTTGCCCGACTCAAAGTTGGCCAGCATCTTCTCTGGGTCCTCGGCCTCGTCGGTGTCAGGCTTCTGGTTGGTGACGGGCATGTGCTCCAGGATCTTCTGCACGTCGGGCTCGAAGCCCATGTCGATCATCCTGTCTGCCTCGTCCAGCACCACGTAGGTGCAGCGGCTCAGCACCAGGTAGCGGTTCTCCAGCACATCAATGAGCCGCCCGGGCGTGGCAATGACAATCTGCAGGGGGTGGCAGGAGGGTCAGAGACCGTAGAGCCCAACCCTCACCCCCCGCAGTCTTGGCACTCACCTCGCAGCCCATGCGCAGCCGGAAGCCCTGGTCCTCTCGGGAGATGCCCCCAATTACAGCCACTGTGCGGATACCCAGAGGCTTCCCAAACTTGATTGTCTCCTCCTCAATCTGCTGGGCCAGCTCACGGGTCGGGGCCAGGATGATGGCGTAAGGGCCCTGGTCCGACTCCTCGATCCTGCAGGCGACGGAGCACGTGTGGGACCATTTCCCCCATGAGCCAACCTTTCCCACACCCCAGGAAGCCCCTCTTGTCCCTCAGGCCTCCGGCGTACCAGGGCCAGCCACCCCTCCTCTGCTCggggaaggcagagcagagagtcGGCCTCACCGGTCGATCTTGGGCAGTGTCGTGATCCACACCAGCAGTGGGATCAGGAAGGCAGCCGTCTTGCCGCTGCCGGTCTCAGCCACACCGATGATGTCACGGTtctgcaggccaatggggatggcctGGCGCTGGATGGGGGTAGGCTCCTGGATGGACGGAGAACAGAGACGCTTAGGACGGAAAAGAACCCCTGTGCCCAAGTCTGGCTTCACCAAGGAGAGATCagggagctgggaactgaatccaggagtcctggctccccgttCGCACTCCTCGCCTCTGCCAGAGACAAAGAGTCCTAGGTCCGGATCCAGCTCCCACCACCAGGCCAAGCACCCACGAGAGCCTAGTTCGGATCTGGATTCTCATCCGCAAAGGGCCAGTCACCCCTTGTCCCAGGAGGTGCAGGCAGGCCCCAGTTCTCACCTTGTAGCCACACTTGTCTATCACCTCCAggatgtgggggggcagggaggagtccttCCAGGAGCGGATGGGGTTGGGGATCTTGCCCCCCTTGGTGGTGATGCTGTAATCCTCGCGGAAGATACGCCAGTCCCTGTCCGTCATCTCATCCAGCTTCTTCTGGGACCAGTGCCGATCGTCCCAGCGCTGCTTGGCCTCCTTCTTCCGAAGCTTGCGCAGCCGGGCCCTGGcaccagggaggggagcagcTCAGGTCTCACTCATACTCTGCCAACCAACCCAGAGACGACACAGCCCAGGATGCACTGGGCCACCCTAAGACCCACAGAGCCCTCCCTGCACAACCCTAACCCAGCCCAGGATCCCCAGAAAAGGGGTAAcccagccccagacatgccagCTGGCCAATCCGTCCTGGCCCCTGAGCCCGACCCCACAGTGGGTCACTCactcctcctgctccttctcctccagcgTCCGCCTCTTCTCCATCAGGTCCCCGTAGAAGCGTGACTGCTCCCGTTTCTGCTGCTTCAGGTCGATGCCGGCAATGAAGCCCCTGCCCAGCAGCTGTACCTGGTGCCGCTCCTTGTACCTGTGGGAGAAACAGAGCTCGCTGGCACAGGACCCCCTGGCAGATCTCAGCGCAGTGCTCCCCCTCAGTGTCCCCTGGCAGACGGGGGCACCACTCAGAGCAGGCTTAGGGGCCAGGTCTGGTCCCCATTACCTCAGTGCAGCTAGTCAACCTACTATTTCACACCCCTCAGGGGCACCGAGTTCCCCCTCCCTGAGACTGCTACGTCTTGACCCCCACACTCCTCCATGCCCTGCACTAACCACTAGCCTGACTCCCCTCCtggacccaggagttctgaccccccagctccaaccactagatcccactcctctcccagaatggagggaagaacccaggagtcctggttctccGTCTTCCCTGCTCTAGTAAAGTACCCCCCAGTACCTGAACTGCTAGATGGTTTTCCTCGACCCGTGTACAGACGGCCTCTGTGTGCTTCCATCTTCCTAACACCACCCTGTGCCTGCCCCGTACAAACTAGGGTCCAGCAGGGACTGTCCGGTCTGCCCCACCTACTCACAGTGGGTTGTAGTCGATGGACGTGTCCTCCGACGCATCCCACTCAAAGACGAACTTTCGGTCATTCAAGTGCCGGGTGCGTCTGCGCTTCTTGATCCCGCCCAGGTACCGCtcctgtgtggggagcccagtcATCAGCCCCACCAGCCTCCAgcctctccagccccaccccagaagagaGTCTCAGTCTCACTGAACCCATGGAAAATGAGGCCTGGAAAAGGGGAGGGACTCATCTGAGGTCACAGAGTGAATGCAGagggaagggaacccaggagtcctgaatcccagcctCACCTCTTGCCTCCCAGGgccaggacagaacccaggagtcctggccccccagCTGCAGACCACTCTTCCTAAGCGTCTCCTTTGCCatggagggggggcgggggcaacACTGCGACTCTAAAGGAGCCCCGGGCATGGCAGGTACcttgatggcatgcagctccttgcTCTTGTCCTTCTCCTCACGGattttctgtctcccctcctCATCCTCGTTGCCGTTGGTCTCCCGTTCCATGCGTTCCCGACGTTCCCTGCGCTCGCGCTCCTGGGGGTCCTCTGCAGGGGGGAGCAGACACAGGACATCACAcacccagggaggggggaagggctttccttcccagcctcactcCCTTCACCCCATGCAGCAGCGCTGCCCCGAGCGCGTTGCAGGAGAGGGGTACATACCCATCATCTTCCTCCCTAAATCCTGAAactgcttcctcttcttcctctcatcctccagcagcctctgccgctcctccacctcctgctgACGCCGCTTCAGCGCCTCAGCCTCCCGCTCCGCCTTGGACAAGAACTTGGGCTGGAGGGCAGAGGGGGCAGTGAGCATGGCCCTGGAACTGtccccagagccagggcagcgCAAGCCAGCACCCACGCAGCCTGCCCTGGAAAGGGGGCTTGGACCTTTTGACCCACTCTGGTGAGGCTGCCAGCCCGGAGGGATCACAGCCAGCTTTGGGGGGCAATAGACCCACCAGGAATCAGGCTGAGAACCATCCGCTTGGTGCCCCAACCACCTCCAAACCCAAAGGGGAAAGGGGGCCAcgtctgccctgctgcagccgtgGGGGAGCAGACGCCCCtacaatgggggtggggaggacacaGTCTCACCTTGGCGTCGGCCTCCTCTTCAGCTTTCTTCTtggccagcagctcctccagagaCAGAGGCTGGGCCTGGAAACACAGGGAGTTAACGTCCCCAGAGCCAATCCCCGTCCCTAGCCAGGATCGCTGGCACACCCTTCAGCCCAACTGCCACAAGCTGTGCGAGGAGCGACCCCCCTGGAATGCTGAAGTGCTTGGGGGTTCCCTGCACCAGTCTGGAATACACCGTGCCCGCCCAAGACACCAGGAGACTGAGCCAGACATGAGGCTGTGATGGGATGGGGACTAAGGACAAGGACTCAAGTCTGTGGCTGCACGTGCAGGGAACACACCTTCTGACCCACAGAGGGGCGGCCCCTCCATAGGGGGCTCTGGGGAGACCTGCCCGAGATCCACACTCAGCACTGAGCTCCCAAGGAAGGCCCAGAGACGAACAGCAGAAACGCTTGGGGGACAAGGACGGAATAGACAGGTTCAAAGGAGGATCCCAACTGTTACCGTGAGGGTTGGGGGGGCTGGACCTGGGGAGGCAACCCAGAGGACACACACAGGAAGAGCGCAGCGGCTGAACATCAGGACCAATGAGACCCAGCAGCGGGGGCAGCCTGCCTGTTGCACGCTACAAGGAGCCAGCCCAGGTAGATACCCCCCCCCACCATCCAGCACAGCTCCCGTGGCACCTCAGCCCTTTGGTGCCTTCCCATCCCTACTCCCactcccaccttctccttcttCAGCGccgcatcctcctcctcctcccccctccgcGAATCTCGCTCCCTCCGCGATTTGGAGTCTTTGCCTCGGCTCGGGGACAAGCTTCTGAATGAGAGAAAAAATGGACATGAGACAtgctcccagctccacccccagctcGACACCTCCAATGCCCCCCTatccggcagggctgggggccacTAGCCCACTGATCTTGGTCCCACACTCGGCAATCACGGAAAGGGCTCTAGGGCCTCATGGCTCCCACTTAGTCCAAAACCACCCAGCTTCCTCCTGGTGCAGGGCTGCTCGGGCTGGGCTCTCTGCTGAGGAAGCTCTGGCCAAGCAAAGCCCAGATGCAGCAGGAAGTGGGGctgctggctcagcaggggaCCTCGTCCTGCCCCCAAGGTGGGGCGCTGATCATGTCGTGCTGCTGGAGCCAACATCTCCTGGAGAAGTGACACCAGAGCCCTTCCCCACTCACCATGGTTATGGGCTCCACAGCGTGACAGCAAGAACCTCAACATCCCCCCATATCCTAGCGCATGAAAGGACATTCTGCTGCCCCACATCCTCCAGCCCGGCAGGGGCTGCTGGCCTCTGTTCATTTCCAGTTTAAACCCGATATACAGGGATGGCTGAGCAGTGCTGCTGTGTGGTGCtgcgccccagaagtggctgcactcTCATGACACCGCAAGTGCAGGCAAGAGAAGTCGGGGTGTGAGGATTTACCTGGAGCGTTTCCTGTCCTTGTCCCGCCGGTGTCCATCTTTCTCCCGCTCGCGATCCTTCTTATTCCGCTCGCGCTCACGCTCTTTGTGTCTCCGCTCCCTGCGAGGGCAGAGCCCCAAGGAATCAGTTACAATCCAGCCTCACTCCACGAGCAGCCCCCCAAGTCCCCTCCAAATCAGTGCCACatagagccccaggccctgccccaaacctggcaccttccccccacccccttctggtGCAGCCGCAAGCCCCTGCCCCTACCCCGCCGCCCAACCCAGGGGTTGTCACCTCTCTGCTGACTTGGACCTGGAGCGGGATCTGGACCGgctgccccgcctcctctcccGGGACCGGTGCCGCTTCCTCTCCTTGGACGGGGAGCTCTTCCGGTCGCGATCTCTGTCTGGGGAGCGCGAGCGTTTCCTCTCCTCCTTGGGGGGCGACGGATCCTGCTCCTTCTTGTCAGGCACTTCCCCGGCCATCTGACGGGCAGGAAGAGCCATTACCAGTGGGGGGGCCAGCCCTTCCCTGGGCTCCTCAGGCctggcactgccccccacccccagcaagaCTCACACAGGGCACAACacggggggctggccccagggtggggggctgggaacGGGGCCAGGGGTCTTTCCCGGCTATGGCCAGGGACAGCCATGGGGGGTCTGGGTGGTTCACGGGGCATGGATCCTTCCAATTTGAGGATAACGGTAAACCCATCAGTACGACCCCGCCCCggggagaggacccaggagtccgagCTCCCCTCCgccaccccccccgccccggggagaggacccaggagtccgggctcccctccgccgccccccccgccccggggagagaacccaggagtccgggctcccctCACCTCTCCGGCTCCTACTAGGCCTCACAGCCCCTGCGCAGCAGCCGCCATCTCAGCGCCTCACGCCGGGCCCCGCGCAGAGCAGCGCACTGTGCCTCGCGGCATGCCGGGAAAGCGAGTCCGGGACAGCCCAGCCGGCCGGCCGCCGACGTTTCCCCGTCgcaactacagctcccagcaggcaTCGCGCGGCCGGCCAgtggaatgctgggaaatgtagttcccgCCCGCTGTCCAGGGGCTGAGTCCAAGACAGCTcgtcctgctgcccccaccccactactgcccccagcctgccctggtgTTCCCGTCCCTattgctgccccccaccccactactgcccccagcctgccctggtgTTCCCGTCCCtattgctgcccccccccccactactgcccccagcctgccctggNNNNNNNNNNNNNNNNNNNNNNNNNNNNNNNNNNNNNNNNNNNNNNNNNNNNNNNNNNNNNNNNNNNNNNNNNNNNNNNNNNNNNNNNNNNNNNNNNNNNNNNNNNNNNNNNNNNNNNNNNNNNNNNNNNNNNNNNNNNNNNNNNNNNNNNNNNNNNNNNNNNNNNNNNNNNNNNNNNNNNNNNNNNNNNNNNNNNNNNNNNNNNNNNNNNNNNNNNNNNNNNNNNNNNNNNNNNNNNNNNNNNNNNNNNNNNNNNNNNNNNNNNNNNNNNNNNNNNNNNNNNNNNNNNNNNNNNNNNNNNNNNNNNNNNNNNNNNNNNNNNNNNNNNNNNNNNNNNNNNNNNNNNNNNNNNNNNNNNNNNNNNNNNNNNNNNNNNNNNNNNNNNNNNNNNNNNNNNNNNNNNNNNNNNNNNNNNNNNNNNNNNNNNNNNNNNNNNNNNNNNNNNNNNNNNNNNNNNNNNNNNNNNNNNNNNNNNNNNNNNNNNNNNNNNNNNNNNNNNNNNNNNNNNNNNNNNNNNNNNNNNNNNNNNNNNNNNNNNNNNNNNNNNNNNNNNNNNNNNNNNNNNNNNNNNNNNNNNNNNNNNNNNNNNNNNNNNNNNNNNNNNNNNNNNNNNNNNNNNNNNNNNNNNNNNNNNNNNNNNNNNNNNNNNNNNNNNNNNNNNNNNNNNNNNNNNNNNNNNNNNNNNNNNNNNNNNNNNNNNNNNNNNNNNNNNNNNNNNNNNNNNNNNNNNNNNNNNNNNNNNNNNNNNNNNNNNNNNNNNNNNNNNNNNNNNNNNNNNNNNNNNNNNNNNNNNNNNNNNNNNNNNNNNNNNNNNNNNNNNNNNNNNNNNNNNNNNNNNNNNNNNNNNNNNNNNNNNNNNNNNNNNNNNNNNNNNNNNNNNNNNNNNNNNNNNNNNNNNNNNNNNNNNNNNNNNNNNNNNNNNNNNNNNNNNNNNNN
This DNA window, taken from Chelonoidis abingdonii isolate Lonesome George chromosome 26, CheloAbing_2.0, whole genome shotgun sequence, encodes the following:
- the DDX23 gene encoding putative ATP-dependent RNA helicase DDX23, whose amino-acid sequence is MAGEVPDKKEQDPSPPKEERKRSRSPDRDRDRKSSPSKERKRHRSRERRRGSRSRSRSRSKSAERERRHKERERERNKKDREREKDGHRRDKDRKRSRSLSPSRGKDSKSRRERDSRRGEEEEDAALKKEKAQPLSLEELLAKKKAEEEADAKPKFLSKAEREAEALKRRQQEVEERQRLLEDERKKRKQFQDLGRKMMEDPQERERRERRERMERETNGNEDEEGRQKIREEKDKSKELHAIKERYLGGIKKRRRTRHLNDRKFVFEWDASEDTSIDYNPLYKERHQVQLLGRGFIAGIDLKQQKREQSRFYGDLMEKRRTLEEKEQEEARLRKLRKKEAKQRWDDRHWSQKKLDEMTDRDWRIFREDYSITTKGGKIPNPIRSWKDSSLPPHILEVIDKCGYKEPTPIQRQAIPIGLQNRDIIGVAETGSGKTAAFLIPLLVWITTLPKIDRIEESDQGPYAIILAPTRELAQQIEEETIKFGKPLGIRTVAVIGGISREDQGFRLRMGCEIVIATPGRLIDVLENRYLVLSRCTYVVLDEADRMIDMGFEPDVQKILEHMPVTNQKPDTDEAEDPEKMLANFESGKHKYRQTVMFTATMPPAVERLARSYLRRPAVVYIGSAGKPHERVEQKVFLMSEGEKRKKLLAILEQGFDPPIIIFVNQKKGCDVLAKSLEKMGYNACTLHGGKGQEQREFALSNLKAGAKDILVATDVAGRGIDIQDVSMVVNYDMAKNIEDYIHRIGRTGRAGKSGVAITFLTKEDSTVFYDLKQAILESPVSSCPPELANHPDAQHKPGTILTKKRREETIFA